The following proteins are co-located in the Vigna angularis cultivar LongXiaoDou No.4 chromosome 2, ASM1680809v1, whole genome shotgun sequence genome:
- the LOC108327020 gene encoding uncharacterized protein LOC108327020 produces MATLQMSHVDLEQGNHRRSVVGSDASVEGSLCFSDADDGSCYSRFYSTNGGSYDDYSFDCVSDPEAGGVPHSGRASSVSECSVELETRTGVPEIKVHLAKVEKDCRICHMGLVSDSHESGAPIELGCSCKDDLAAAHKHCAEAWFKIKGNRTCEICHSVARNVYGGNEDSTEHVSDGNNGTTAAATVSTTAPFTEPRRFWHGHRFLNFLLACMVFAFVISWLFHFNVTSS; encoded by the exons ATGGCCACCTTGCAGATGTCCCATGTTGATTTGGAGCAAGGAAACCATCGCCGTTCGGTTGTTGGTAGTGATGCGAGCGTTGAAGGGAGCTTATGCTTCTCTGATGCTGATGATGGGTCTTGCTACTCTCGTTTCTACTCAACAAATGGTGGTTCATATGATGATTACAGCTTTGATTGTGTTTCTGATCCTGAGGCTGGGGGTGTTCCTCATTCTGGGAGAGCTTCTTCTGTTTCTGAGTGCTCTGTGGAGTTGGAAACTAGAACTGGGGTTCCTGAGATCAAGGTGCATTTGGCTAAAGTGGAGAAGGATTGTAGGATTTGTCACATGGGTTTGGTGAGCGATAGCCATGAGTCTGGTGCCCCCATAGAATTGGGTTGTTCCTGTAAGGATGATTTAGCTGCTGCTCACAAGCACTGTGCTGAGGCCTGGTTCAAGATTAAGGGAAATAG GACTTGTGAAATCTGTCATTCTGTTGCTCGGAATGTTTATGGAGGAAACGAGGATTCGACAGAGCATGTTAGCGACGGTAACAATGGTACTACAGCAGCAGCCACAGTCTCCACAACTGCTCCTTTTACAGAACCTCGTAGATTTTGGCATGGCCATCGCTTCCTCAATTTCTTGCTTGCTTGTATGGTTTTTGCTTTTGTGATATCATGGCTTTTCCACTTCAATGTGACATCATCGTAG